A stretch of DNA from Candidatus Pseudomonas phytovorans:
CGTTAGGAGTTTCGAAATGAGTGAAGCGATCAAGCAGCCTGCCGGCCCCGAAGGCATCATCCAGATGCAGGGTGTGAACAAGTGGTACGGCCAGTTTCATGTGCTCAAGGACATCAACCTGAACGTGCGTCAGGGTGAGCGTATCGTGTTGTGCGGGCCGTCCGGTTCGGGCAAGTCCACCACCATCCGTTGCCTCAATCGCCTCGAAGAGCACCAGCAGGGGCGTATCGTGGTCGATGGCGTGGAACTGACCAACGACCTCAAGCAGATCGAGGCCATCCGCCGTGAAGTGGGCATGGTGTTCCAGCACTTCAACCTGTTCCCGCACCTGAGCATTCTGGAAAACTGCACCCTGGCGCCGATGTGGGTGCGCAAGATGCCGCGGCGCAAGGCTGAGGAAATCGCCATGCACTACCTGGAGCGTGTGCGTATTCCCGAGCAGGCGCACAAGTATCCAGGGCAGTTGTCCGGTGGCCAGCAGCAGCGTGTGGCGATTGCCCGCGCACTCTGCATGAAGCCGAAGATCATGCTGTTCGACGAGCCGACCTCGGCGCTGGACCCGGAAATGGTCAAGGAAGTGCTCGATACCATGGTAGGCCTGGCCGAAGATGGCATGACCATGCTCTGCGTGACCCACGAAATGGGCTTTGCCCGCACCGTGGCGAACCGGGTGATCTTCATGGACAAGGGCGAGATTGTGGAACAGGCGGCGCCGGATGACTTCTTCGACCGGCCGCGCAGTGACCGGACCCGGTTGTTCTTGAGCCAGATCCTGCACTGATGCAGTTGGGGCTGCGCTGCAGCCCTTCGCGGGCTTGCCCGCTCCCACAGGAATAGCGCAGGTTCTGAAACCACCGTAGTACCTGTGGGAGCGGGCAAGCCCGCGCAGGGCCGCCACGCGGCCCCAGATTTACTTCTCTTCCGGGTTGGCCGCTGGCGCAGGCGGCGGCCGCAGCCCCACCTCGGCAATCAGCTTCAGCTGCTGCCCATTGCGCATCACCTCGATAGTGATCT
This window harbors:
- a CDS encoding amino acid ABC transporter ATP-binding protein, producing the protein MSEAIKQPAGPEGIIQMQGVNKWYGQFHVLKDINLNVRQGERIVLCGPSGSGKSTTIRCLNRLEEHQQGRIVVDGVELTNDLKQIEAIRREVGMVFQHFNLFPHLSILENCTLAPMWVRKMPRRKAEEIAMHYLERVRIPEQAHKYPGQLSGGQQQRVAIARALCMKPKIMLFDEPTSALDPEMVKEVLDTMVGLAEDGMTMLCVTHEMGFARTVANRVIFMDKGEIVEQAAPDDFFDRPRSDRTRLFLSQILH